In the Haloferula helveola genome, one interval contains:
- a CDS encoding DUF7133 domain-containing protein — MKWIWFLAILGSPGAAMAASEVIQAFEGDGLGDWSVEGMAFGDAPVPGEMAGLNGKLTGFSGKSLVCSAHGGDEATGSLTSPPLKVKADYLAFTIAGGKHPGKTAVQMLVGDKVVLEETGNNDLMCRRIVWNVKSWRGKEVRLRILDNETGSWGVIAADHFVFDNYSNPIMPPQLGEKGVAGLVPFAGLPGSSIPQGTMGRVVANHANQDVTSPTALAFDEQGVLYVAETHRFRHGIEDNRNHLYWLLDDIASRTVEDRAAMFKKWSDKVSEKYLTEVSERVLRLDKQGDDGSFSESGVFAAEFNGALEGTMAGVFPYRGMVYVANIPSILGLVDKDGDGKADDRVVIEDGFGVRVSFSGHDLNGFELGPDGRIYGTVGDRGFNVGTREGVHYEYPNQGAVFRFDPDGSNFEVIHTGLRNPKEIAFDEYGNAFSVDNNSDQGDAARLVYVVEGADSGWRMGHQIMHSFHRQIGLEQHPPNFWMAEEMWKPANDKQPASLLPPVDNITSGPSGLAYHPGTGFLEEEVGRFLICDYRGSESSSGIQSFAVKPSGAGMKLVDSRRFMWGVCATDVTYSWDGRVFVSDFVTGWRSHEDGRVIELSAGEAYQADAARDTAKLIREGFDQRESKELVGLLKHPDMRVRTRAHLALVGKADGLDSLKEVATNGEGLERLHAIWGLGVIARRGNMALPKVDDDDFGPVPGGRQREQAQNVLVDLLKDGDPEIRAQAVKVLGDSGIVGDKINFSGLLADVSARVRMFAAISAAKTSAVGSLPFIWKMLEANSDADPYLRHAGAYALAELANPVTLTGLTTHEDKSVRLAAVVALGRKHDASVAGFLRDEDPEVMREAVRVIHDNRIEDSRSVLAELLDQPRYDDFTEMIWRRLIHSAYRVGGEANAKRLVDAAMNPKVPAPVRREALRLLGDWKKPFVVDTSTGTFDPLPERDGSALAGSVGGRVDDLLRIDGSLLEDAVSMLAKTATDLSKVDPALLKAKVSDLSLPGGARAGLLDLWAKRSGNSGKATLMELAASESDEVAFAAIGWLQKQKAPEASELLVKETESAEAARAQKAWGLLQAMEGEKVALRFAKAVDGLIASSGKGAAAIEILEGARSRPEDIVKAAVERYDAAVSKSEDPLFASYPSLLGGNAEKGARLFESHPAAQCMRCHRADGTNAADLAGPELSTVGKRLPRLKLLESLVMPGAEVASGYGVVAVTLKDGTSEGGTLVEKQSEFVELDVAGEKKRIPRDKIETISEPVSAMPPMGALLKPDELRDLVEWLSRRKGK; from the coding sequence GTGACGCCCCGGTTCCCGGCGAAATGGCCGGGCTGAACGGCAAGCTTACGGGGTTCAGCGGCAAATCGCTCGTTTGCTCCGCCCACGGTGGCGACGAGGCGACCGGATCACTCACTTCTCCGCCCTTGAAGGTGAAGGCTGACTACCTCGCCTTCACGATTGCCGGAGGCAAGCATCCGGGCAAGACCGCGGTGCAGATGCTGGTCGGTGACAAGGTGGTACTCGAGGAGACGGGCAACAATGACCTGATGTGCCGACGCATCGTCTGGAATGTGAAATCCTGGCGCGGCAAGGAGGTCCGTTTGCGGATCCTCGACAACGAGACCGGAAGTTGGGGTGTTATCGCCGCCGACCACTTCGTTTTCGACAACTACTCGAATCCGATCATGCCGCCGCAGCTCGGTGAGAAGGGTGTCGCCGGTCTGGTTCCTTTCGCCGGGCTTCCCGGGTCGAGCATCCCCCAAGGTACGATGGGGCGGGTTGTCGCGAACCATGCTAACCAGGACGTGACTTCGCCGACAGCGCTCGCATTCGACGAACAGGGAGTGCTCTACGTGGCCGAGACCCATCGTTTCCGCCATGGTATCGAGGATAACCGGAATCACCTCTATTGGCTGCTCGACGACATCGCCAGCCGCACGGTCGAGGATCGCGCCGCGATGTTCAAGAAGTGGAGCGATAAGGTCAGCGAGAAGTATCTCACGGAGGTTTCTGAGCGTGTCCTGAGGCTCGACAAGCAGGGCGACGACGGAAGCTTTTCGGAAAGCGGTGTCTTTGCCGCCGAGTTCAATGGCGCTCTCGAGGGAACCATGGCGGGGGTGTTTCCCTATCGCGGGATGGTCTATGTCGCGAACATCCCGAGCATCCTCGGGTTGGTCGACAAGGACGGCGACGGCAAGGCGGATGACCGGGTGGTGATCGAGGATGGCTTCGGAGTGCGCGTGTCGTTTTCGGGGCACGACCTGAACGGCTTCGAACTCGGGCCTGACGGACGGATCTACGGCACGGTTGGTGACCGGGGATTCAATGTGGGGACGCGGGAAGGTGTGCATTACGAGTATCCGAATCAGGGTGCCGTGTTTCGTTTCGATCCCGACGGCAGCAATTTCGAGGTGATCCATACCGGCCTGCGCAATCCGAAGGAGATCGCATTCGACGAGTATGGGAACGCCTTCTCGGTCGACAACAATTCGGACCAGGGTGATGCGGCGCGGCTCGTGTATGTGGTCGAGGGTGCGGACTCCGGATGGCGGATGGGGCATCAGATCATGCATTCGTTCCACCGGCAGATCGGCCTCGAGCAGCATCCGCCGAACTTCTGGATGGCGGAGGAAATGTGGAAGCCGGCCAACGACAAGCAACCCGCCTCGCTGCTGCCGCCGGTCGACAACATCACGTCCGGTCCGTCCGGCCTCGCTTACCACCCCGGGACCGGGTTCCTTGAGGAGGAAGTCGGGCGGTTCCTCATTTGCGACTATCGCGGATCGGAATCGAGCTCCGGAATCCAGTCGTTCGCGGTCAAGCCATCGGGTGCGGGGATGAAACTCGTGGACTCACGACGCTTCATGTGGGGCGTGTGCGCGACCGACGTCACCTACTCATGGGATGGCCGGGTATTCGTCAGCGACTTCGTGACCGGTTGGCGGTCGCACGAGGATGGACGTGTCATCGAGTTGTCAGCGGGCGAGGCCTACCAGGCCGATGCGGCTCGAGATACTGCGAAGCTCATCCGCGAAGGCTTTGATCAACGAGAGTCGAAAGAGCTGGTGGGGCTCCTGAAGCATCCCGACATGCGTGTGAGGACGCGAGCCCATCTTGCCCTCGTCGGAAAGGCCGACGGGCTCGACTCGCTCAAGGAGGTTGCCACCAATGGCGAGGGGCTTGAGCGTCTGCACGCGATCTGGGGCTTGGGCGTGATTGCGAGGCGGGGGAACATGGCGCTTCCGAAGGTCGACGACGATGACTTCGGGCCGGTGCCCGGAGGTCGTCAGCGCGAGCAGGCTCAGAACGTTCTCGTGGATCTGCTCAAGGACGGCGATCCGGAGATCCGGGCACAGGCGGTCAAGGTGTTGGGAGACTCGGGAATCGTTGGCGATAAGATCAACTTCAGCGGTCTCCTCGCCGACGTGTCGGCACGGGTGCGGATGTTTGCCGCGATCAGCGCGGCGAAAACCTCGGCGGTGGGCTCGCTGCCGTTTATCTGGAAGATGCTGGAGGCGAATTCGGACGCGGATCCGTATCTGCGGCACGCCGGAGCGTATGCGCTCGCCGAGTTGGCCAATCCGGTAACGCTGACCGGGCTGACGACGCACGAAGACAAGTCCGTGCGCCTGGCTGCGGTAGTGGCGCTGGGGCGCAAGCATGATGCCAGTGTCGCTGGCTTCCTTCGCGACGAGGATCCCGAGGTCATGCGTGAGGCGGTCCGGGTGATTCACGACAACCGGATTGAGGATTCCCGCAGTGTGCTTGCGGAGCTCTTGGACCAACCCCGCTACGACGACTTCACCGAGATGATTTGGAGGCGGCTGATCCACAGCGCTTACCGGGTGGGTGGCGAGGCCAACGCGAAGCGCTTGGTGGATGCCGCGATGAACCCCAAGGTTCCTGCTCCGGTCCGACGTGAGGCGCTCCGCCTGCTTGGCGATTGGAAGAAGCCATTCGTGGTCGATACCTCGACCGGCACCTTTGATCCGCTGCCGGAACGGGACGGTTCGGCGCTTGCGGGATCCGTTGGAGGAAGGGTGGATGATCTTTTGAGGATCGACGGATCCCTGCTTGAAGACGCGGTTTCGATGCTCGCCAAGACCGCGACCGATTTGAGCAAGGTTGATCCCGCCCTGCTGAAGGCAAAGGTCTCCGATCTTTCGCTGCCGGGTGGTGCACGAGCCGGGCTCCTCGATCTTTGGGCGAAACGCAGCGGGAACTCGGGCAAGGCCACCTTGATGGAACTTGCTGCAAGTGAGTCGGACGAAGTGGCGTTTGCGGCGATCGGATGGCTTCAGAAGCAAAAGGCTCCTGAAGCCTCGGAGTTGCTGGTGAAGGAAACGGAGTCCGCAGAGGCGGCGCGGGCTCAGAAGGCTTGGGGGCTTCTACAGGCCATGGAGGGGGAGAAGGTTGCCCTACGGTTCGCGAAAGCGGTCGACGGCCTCATCGCATCGAGCGGCAAGGGAGCGGCTGCCATCGAGATTCTTGAAGGCGCGCGGAGTCGTCCCGAGGATATCGTAAAGGCCGCTGTCGAACGCTACGACGCGGCTGTGTCGAAATCGGAGGACCCGCTTTTTGCGAGTTACCCATCGCTGCTGGGCGGGAATGCGGAGAAGGGTGCCCGCCTTTTCGAAAGCCATCCGGCCGCGCAATGCATGCGGTGCCACCGTGCCGATGGAACAAACGCGGCGGATCTGGCCGGACCGGAACTTTCGACGGTCGGGAAGAGGCTCCCGCGTCTGAAACTCCTCGAGTCCCTAGTGATGCCGGGAGCCGAGGTCGCGTCGGGATATGGTGTTGTCGCGGTAACGTTGAAGGATGGAACTTCCGAGGGTGGAACCTTGGTGGAAAAGCAGTCTGAGTTCGTCGAACTTGATGTCGCAGGAGAGAAGAAGCGGATCCCGCGAGACAAGATCGAGACGATCAGCGAGCCTGTGTCGGCCATGCCGCCGATGGGCGCGCTGCTGAAACCGGATGAACTGCGTGACCTCGTGGAATGGCTGAGCCGCAGGAAAGGGAAGTAG